Part of the Candidatus Methylomirabilota bacterium genome is shown below.
CGCATCATCGCCACTCAGGCCGGCCTCGTAGTACACGAGTACCTGTGGCCGTCGGTAAGCGGTCGCGCGCACCTTTCCGTCAGCGTGCAGCTTGATTCGGGTGCGGAGGTCGTGCGTCGTTCCGGTGTAGAGCCGTTGATCTCGATCACTCCACAACACGTACGTGTAGTACACGGCGCCTCCCTTGGCGCGAATAGTTGGAACGGCACTAGGAAGGCATCGTGTACGTCGTTCGTGGACAGATTTAGTATCAACAAGTTGGAACGGCACTAGAAGCTCGTCGAAGTAACGCCAGAGATCTGCCGTTCGAGCACCGGCTCCGCCGGCACAACCCATCCCGGGGGAGGTGTCGGAGGGGGCCGTAACGTCCGCGCCCTCCGATAACTAGAAGCGCCGGTCGCGCCGTGGCTCGACGATCCAGTCGAACGACAGCACCGTCACGCGGTAGCTGGCCGCCCGCTGGGGCACCGGCACCTCGAAGGGGGCGCGGGTGCCGGGGGTGACGATGAAGGGCACGGAGCCGATCGTCGTCGCGACCACCTTACCCGACGCATCGAGCGCCTCCACCCGCAGGCGGACGTCTCTGGCCGCAAACCCGTAGTCGTTGAAGATGTAGCCGGAGACGACG
Proteins encoded:
- a CDS encoding FxLYD domain-containing protein; this translates as MFARALVVVLLMSGPALTQESYGVYGADRFFKLEWSAGERNGHPVVSGYIFNDYGFAARDVRLRVEALDASGKVVATTIGSVPFIVTPGTRAPFEVPVPQRAASYRVTVLSFDWIVEPRRDRRF